A window of the Streptomyces sp. NBC_00454 genome harbors these coding sequences:
- a CDS encoding threonine/serine exporter ThrE family protein, with amino-acid sequence MAEGEGSGAEDRKPKSDEARSAFAVPPGVGVEAEATDEEQATSEFSVPEGLASVPVEAEGSAFATPATYSASQSPPAYTGTGFPVTRMKESLWQDRMRTVLRMPVDVRPVPEVSQKQAVETGPAVGRVLDLTLRIGELLLAGGEAAEDVEAAMFAVSRSYGLDRCEPTVTFTMLSITYQPSLVDDPISANRTVRRRGTDYNRLSAVFRLVNDISAHEVDMSLEDAYRRLAEIRRNRHPYPGWMLTAAAGLLAGAASTLVGGGVLVFFAAALGAVLGDRLAWFCAGRGLPEFYQFVVAAMPPAAMGVALKLTDLDVRSSAVITGGLFALLPGRALVAAVQDGLTGYYITASARLLEVMYLFIGIIMGVLVVLYIGLQFGSNPQPEDILQIDQRPLLQIAASMVLVFTFAILLQQERSTVWIVTLNGGIAWVVYGALHYAGNIPPVPSTAVAAGLVGLFGQLLSRHRISSALPFVTAAIGPLLPGSATYYGLLLIAENRLNEGLASLTNAVAIALAIAIGVNLGSEMSRLFMRIPGTASSAKRRSAKRTRGF; translated from the coding sequence GTGGCGGAGGGCGAAGGATCCGGGGCAGAGGACCGGAAGCCGAAGTCGGACGAGGCGCGCAGCGCCTTCGCCGTGCCCCCCGGGGTCGGGGTGGAGGCGGAGGCCACCGACGAGGAGCAGGCGACCTCGGAGTTCTCGGTCCCCGAGGGGCTCGCCTCGGTGCCCGTGGAGGCCGAGGGTTCCGCTTTCGCGACCCCGGCCACCTACAGCGCCTCGCAGTCCCCGCCGGCGTACACCGGCACCGGGTTCCCCGTCACGCGGATGAAGGAGTCCCTGTGGCAGGACCGGATGCGCACCGTGCTGCGCATGCCGGTCGATGTCCGGCCGGTCCCGGAGGTCTCGCAGAAGCAGGCGGTCGAGACGGGGCCCGCCGTGGGCCGCGTGCTCGACCTGACGCTGCGCATCGGCGAGCTGCTGCTCGCGGGCGGCGAGGCGGCCGAGGACGTGGAGGCGGCGATGTTCGCGGTCTCGCGCAGCTACGGGCTGGACCGCTGCGAGCCGACCGTCACCTTCACCATGCTGTCGATCACCTACCAGCCCTCGCTGGTGGACGACCCGATCTCGGCGAACCGCACCGTCCGCCGCCGGGGCACCGACTACAACCGGCTCTCGGCCGTCTTCCGCCTCGTCAACGACATCAGCGCGCACGAGGTCGACATGTCGCTGGAGGACGCCTACCGGCGCCTCGCGGAGATCCGCCGCAACCGGCACCCGTATCCCGGCTGGATGCTCACCGCCGCCGCCGGGCTGCTCGCCGGGGCGGCCTCCACGCTGGTCGGCGGTGGGGTCCTCGTGTTCTTCGCAGCCGCACTCGGCGCGGTCCTCGGCGACCGGCTGGCCTGGTTCTGCGCGGGGCGCGGGCTGCCGGAGTTCTACCAGTTCGTGGTGGCGGCGATGCCGCCCGCCGCGATGGGCGTGGCCCTGAAGCTGACCGACCTCGACGTGCGCTCCTCCGCCGTGATCACCGGTGGACTGTTCGCGCTGCTGCCCGGGCGGGCCCTGGTCGCGGCCGTGCAGGACGGTCTGACCGGCTACTACATCACCGCTTCCGCCCGGCTGCTGGAGGTGATGTACCTCTTCATCGGCATCATCATGGGCGTGCTGGTGGTGCTCTACATCGGGCTCCAGTTCGGCTCGAACCCGCAGCCGGAGGACATCCTCCAGATCGACCAGCGGCCGCTGCTCCAGATCGCCGCCTCGATGGTGCTGGTGTTCACGTTCGCGATCCTGCTCCAGCAGGAACGTTCCACCGTGTGGATCGTGACCCTCAACGGCGGGATCGCCTGGGTGGTCTACGGAGCCCTGCACTACGCGGGCAACATCCCGCCGGTGCCGTCCACCGCCGTCGCGGCCGGCCTGGTCGGCCTCTTCGGGCAGCTGCTCTCCCGCCACCGCATCTCCTCGGCGCTGCCCTTCGTCACGGCGGCCATCGGCCCGCTGCTCCCGGGCTCGGCGACGTACTACGGACTGCTGCTGATCGCCGAGAACCGGCTCAACGAGGGGCTGGCCTCGCTGACGAACGCCGTGGCCATCGCCCTGGCCATCGCCATCGGCGTCAACCTCGGCTCGGAGATGTCCCGGCTGTTCATGCGGATCCCGGGCACGGCCAGCTCCGCCAAGCGCCGCTCGGCGAAGCGCACCCGCGGCTTCTAG
- a CDS encoding inorganic diphosphatase: MEFDVTIEIPKGSRNKYEVDHETGRIRLDRRLFTSTSYPADYGFVENTLGEDGDPLDALVILDEPTFPGCLIKCRAIGMFNMTDEAGGDAKLLCVPASDPRVEHLRDIHHVSEFDRLEIQHFFEVYKDLEPGKSVEGANWVGRTEAEAEIEASYKRLEAQGGQH, from the coding sequence GTGGAGTTCGACGTCACCATCGAGATCCCCAAGGGTTCGCGGAACAAGTACGAGGTGGACCACGAGACCGGCCGGATCCGCCTGGACCGTCGCCTCTTCACCTCGACCAGCTACCCGGCCGACTACGGCTTCGTCGAGAACACCCTCGGCGAGGACGGCGACCCGCTGGACGCGCTGGTCATCCTGGACGAGCCGACCTTCCCGGGCTGCCTGATCAAGTGCCGCGCGATCGGCATGTTCAACATGACGGACGAGGCGGGCGGCGACGCCAAGCTGCTGTGCGTGCCGGCCTCCGACCCGCGTGTGGAGCACCTGCGCGACATCCACCACGTGTCCGAGTTCGACCGCCTGGAGATCCAGCACTTCTTCGAGGTCTACAAGGACCTGGAGCCGGGCAAGTCCGTCGAGGGCGCGAACTGGGTCGGCCGCACCGAGGCCGAGGCCGAGATCGAAGCCTCGTACAAGCGCCTCGAGGCGCAGGGCGGCCAGCACTGA
- a CDS encoding DinB family protein, whose translation MAQISTEVPGDERGTLLSFVRAQRAGLRETVEGLSEEQAAGRPSASELSLSGLLKHAAECERNWLYMARQEPNPHQRTMETWSDSFHLTGEETIPSALALWDEVAAQTEAFIAAVPSLDDTFPLPPAPWFPKDAKVSMRWMLLHLVEEFARHTGHADIIRETIDGKKAMG comes from the coding sequence ATGGCTCAGATTTCCACAGAGGTCCCCGGCGACGAGCGCGGCACGCTCCTCTCCTTCGTCCGGGCCCAGCGCGCCGGTCTCCGCGAAACGGTGGAAGGGCTGAGCGAGGAGCAGGCGGCCGGCCGCCCGAGCGCCAGCGAGCTGTCCCTGTCCGGCCTGCTCAAGCACGCCGCCGAGTGCGAGCGCAACTGGCTGTACATGGCCCGGCAGGAGCCGAACCCGCACCAGCGCACCATGGAGACCTGGTCCGACTCCTTCCACCTGACCGGCGAGGAGACGATCCCGTCCGCCCTGGCCCTCTGGGACGAGGTGGCGGCGCAGACCGAGGCCTTCATCGCCGCCGTCCCCAGCCTGGACGACACCTTCCCGCTCCCGCCGGCCCCCTGGTTCCCCAAGGACGCCAAGGTCTCGATGCGCTGGATGCTCCTGCACCTGGTGGAGGAGTTCGCCCGGCACACGGGCCACGCCGACATCATCCGCGAGACCATCGACGGCAAGAAGGCGATGGGCTAG
- a CDS encoding zinc-dependent metalloprotease has protein sequence MTSIGGAEMVDWNLAVATATRLVRPGPEVSRDEARAVVAELRRHARTSERHVREFTRMMPEGMTPPDTPVLVVDRAGWVKANVAGFRELLAPLLGKMQDRRAGTPGSAVLGAVGGKVTGVELGMLLSFLASRVLGQYETFAPPALDLPGPSGGGRLLLVAPNIVHVERELEVDPHDFRLWVCLHEETHRTQFTAVPWLREHIEGEIQTFLGATEIDPTTVLERLREAAQSFAGARPDAERGDEGRSLVELVQTPEQREVLARLTAVMSLLEGHADFVMDGVGPAVVPSVAEIREKFQQRRASGAGRLDAALRKLLGLDAKMRQYRDGERFVRAVVGQVGMEGFNRVWTSPNTLPTKAEIAKPADWVARVHRKGSEPSEHSGQA, from the coding sequence ATGACGAGCATCGGTGGTGCGGAGATGGTCGACTGGAACCTCGCGGTGGCGACCGCGACCCGGCTGGTGCGGCCCGGCCCGGAGGTCAGCCGGGACGAGGCACGGGCCGTGGTCGCGGAACTGCGCAGGCACGCCAGGACCTCCGAACGGCACGTGCGCGAGTTCACCCGGATGATGCCCGAGGGCATGACCCCGCCCGACACCCCCGTCCTCGTCGTGGACCGGGCCGGCTGGGTCAAGGCCAACGTGGCCGGCTTCCGCGAACTGCTGGCCCCGCTGCTCGGCAAGATGCAGGACCGCCGCGCCGGCACCCCCGGCTCCGCCGTCCTCGGCGCCGTCGGCGGCAAGGTCACCGGCGTGGAACTGGGCATGCTGCTGAGCTTCCTGGCCTCCCGCGTGCTCGGCCAGTACGAGACCTTCGCGCCCCCGGCCCTCGACCTGCCCGGCCCGTCCGGTGGCGGCCGGCTGCTGCTCGTCGCGCCGAACATCGTGCACGTGGAGCGGGAGCTGGAGGTGGACCCGCACGACTTCCGGCTCTGGGTCTGCCTGCACGAGGAGACGCACCGTACCCAGTTCACCGCCGTCCCGTGGCTCCGCGAGCACATCGAGGGCGAGATCCAGACTTTCCTCGGCGCCACCGAGATCGACCCCACGACCGTGCTGGAGCGGCTGCGCGAAGCCGCCCAGTCCTTCGCCGGGGCCCGCCCCGACGCGGAGCGCGGCGACGAGGGCCGCTCGCTGGTCGAACTCGTCCAGACCCCCGAACAGCGCGAGGTGCTGGCCCGGCTCACGGCCGTGATGTCCCTGCTGGAGGGCCACGCCGACTTCGTCATGGACGGGGTCGGGCCCGCGGTGGTGCCCTCGGTCGCCGAGATCAGGGAGAAGTTCCAGCAGCGCCGGGCCAGCGGCGCCGGCCGCCTCGACGCGGCCCTGCGCAAACTGCTCGGCCTCGACGCGAAGATGCGCCAGTACCGCGACGGCGAGCGATTCGTGCGCGCGGTCGTCGGACAGGTCGGCATGGAGGGCTTCAACCGGGTCTGGACCTCACCGAACACCCTCCCCACCAAGGCGGAGATCGCCAAGCCGGCGGACTGGGTGGCCCGGGTGCACCGCAAGGGCAGCGAACCGAGCGAGCACAGCGGACAGGCGTGA
- the hpt gene encoding hypoxanthine phosphoribosyltransferase, whose translation MRVDEKDMGSDLQSVLITKEEIDAKLAELAAKIDAEYAGKDLLIVGVLKGAVMVMADLARALSTPLTMDWMAVSSYGAGTQSSGVVRILKDLDTDIKGKHVLIVEDIIDSGLTLSWLLSNLGSREPASLEVVTLLRKPDAAKVAIDVKWVGFDIPNEFVVGYGLDYAEKYRNLPFVGTLAPHVYGG comes from the coding sequence ATGCGGGTGGACGAGAAGGACATGGGCAGCGACCTCCAGTCGGTGCTCATCACCAAGGAAGAGATCGACGCGAAGCTGGCCGAGCTGGCCGCGAAGATCGACGCGGAGTACGCGGGCAAGGACCTGCTCATCGTCGGCGTCCTCAAGGGCGCGGTGATGGTGATGGCGGACCTGGCGCGCGCCTTGTCCACCCCGCTCACCATGGACTGGATGGCGGTGTCCTCCTACGGCGCCGGAACCCAGTCCTCGGGCGTGGTCCGGATCCTCAAGGACCTGGACACCGACATCAAGGGCAAGCACGTCCTGATCGTCGAGGACATCATCGACTCGGGCCTGACCCTGTCGTGGCTGCTGTCGAACCTGGGCTCGCGCGAGCCGGCCTCCCTCGAGGTCGTCACGCTGCTGCGCAAGCCCGACGCCGCGAAGGTCGCGATCGACGTGAAGTGGGTCGGCTTCGACATCCCGAACGAGTTCGTCGTGGGCTACGGCCTGGACTACGCGGAGAAGTACCGCAACCTGCCGTTCGTGGGCACGCTCGCCCCGCACGTCTACGGAGGCTGA
- the mrdA gene encoding penicillin-binding protein 2 codes for MSNIPETGRTPRVQNRLIMIQIVVFSLLLTLGGRLWYLQIRNGQEYTDEAKNNNTQQVVQPAVRGSILDSRGIPLADNETRMVVSASRTDLSKMKDRGKGVLTQLAGVLGLKPEDVVNGVRLCDAKTPKPCWNGSPYQPIPITDEATTDQVLEIREHAEQFPGITAEPTALRRYAGPDGANTSQVLGYLSPVTDAEITKAKNSDSPYLRSDQVGRSGLERTYDKELRGKAGITRYEVDNLGRILGEGVSDKAQPGANIVTSIDSRVQAVAERELNNAMIEARKGYDKNTHRNYEADSGAVVVMEAKTGRVVAMASNPTYDPNAWVGGISSKDYASLTDKESNYPLLNRAIQGQAAPGSIFKVVSSTAAVNAGYPFNNRYGCPSSYSVGSQTFTNFESQGYGDITIGKALEVSCDTVYYGIADKEWKKDGGIKPKAQPGDIFFKTAHEFGLGKPTGIDLPSEVPGRVPDRQWKKDFFEANKAAWCRDGKKDGSYAEKIAYENCRQGNQLREGDAINYSIGQGDTLVTPIQMASIYAAIANGGTLHQPAIGKAVVSADGASVKEIAPKVQGRLPMDAELRDDIDGALAAVATTGSAAWRFGGWPQKQIPMHAKTGTAEVQGKQTTSWFASYTEDYSIVMTISQGGTGSGASGPAVRKIYEAMYGLDEKGKQDLSKALLPKPQTELPPARQEGP; via the coding sequence TTGAGCAACATACCGGAGACCGGGCGCACACCCCGGGTCCAGAATCGGCTCATCATGATCCAGATCGTGGTGTTCTCGCTGCTGCTCACGCTCGGCGGCCGGCTCTGGTACCTCCAGATACGCAACGGCCAGGAATACACGGACGAGGCGAAGAACAACAACACCCAGCAGGTGGTCCAGCCGGCCGTGCGCGGCTCGATCCTCGACTCCCGCGGGATCCCGCTCGCCGACAACGAGACCCGCATGGTGGTCTCCGCCAGCCGCACCGACCTCTCCAAGATGAAGGACCGCGGCAAGGGCGTCCTGACCCAGCTCGCCGGGGTACTGGGCCTCAAGCCCGAGGACGTGGTCAACGGCGTCCGGCTGTGCGACGCCAAGACCCCCAAGCCCTGCTGGAACGGCTCCCCGTACCAGCCGATCCCCATCACCGACGAGGCCACCACCGACCAGGTCCTGGAGATCCGGGAACACGCCGAGCAGTTCCCCGGCATCACCGCCGAGCCCACCGCCCTGCGCCGCTACGCCGGCCCCGACGGCGCCAACACCTCCCAGGTGCTCGGCTACCTCTCCCCGGTGACCGACGCGGAGATCACCAAGGCCAAGAACTCCGACTCCCCGTACCTGCGCTCCGACCAGGTGGGCCGCAGCGGCCTGGAGCGCACCTACGACAAGGAGCTGCGCGGCAAGGCGGGCATCACCCGCTACGAGGTGGACAACCTCGGCCGGATCCTCGGCGAGGGCGTCAGCGACAAGGCACAGCCCGGCGCGAACATCGTGACCTCGATCGACTCGCGGGTGCAGGCGGTGGCCGAGCGCGAGCTCAACAACGCGATGATCGAGGCCCGCAAGGGCTACGACAAGAACACGCACCGCAACTACGAGGCCGACTCGGGCGCCGTCGTGGTCATGGAGGCCAAGACCGGCCGGGTCGTCGCGATGGCCTCGAACCCGACCTACGACCCGAACGCCTGGGTCGGCGGAATCTCCTCGAAGGACTACGCCTCCCTGACCGACAAGGAGTCGAACTACCCGCTGCTGAACCGGGCGATCCAGGGCCAGGCGGCCCCGGGCTCGATCTTCAAGGTGGTCTCCTCCACGGCGGCGGTCAACGCCGGCTACCCCTTCAACAACCGCTACGGCTGCCCGAGCTCGTACTCGGTGGGCAGCCAGACCTTCACCAACTTCGAGTCCCAGGGCTACGGCGACATCACCATCGGCAAGGCCCTGGAAGTCTCCTGCGACACCGTCTACTACGGCATCGCCGACAAGGAGTGGAAGAAGGACGGCGGGATCAAGCCCAAGGCGCAGCCGGGCGACATCTTCTTCAAGACCGCCCACGAGTTCGGCCTCGGCAAGCCCACCGGCATCGACCTGCCCAGCGAGGTCCCCGGCCGGGTCCCCGACCGCCAGTGGAAGAAGGACTTCTTCGAGGCGAACAAGGCCGCCTGGTGCCGCGACGGCAAGAAGGACGGCTCGTACGCCGAGAAGATCGCCTACGAGAACTGCCGCCAGGGCAACCAGCTGCGCGAGGGCGATGCGATCAACTACTCCATCGGGCAGGGCGACACCCTCGTCACCCCGATCCAGATGGCCTCGATCTACGCGGCCATCGCCAACGGCGGCACCCTCCACCAGCCCGCCATCGGCAAGGCCGTGGTCAGCGCCGACGGAGCCTCGGTGAAGGAGATCGCGCCGAAGGTGCAGGGCCGGCTCCCGATGGACGCCGAGCTGCGCGACGACATAGACGGGGCGCTCGCGGCCGTGGCCACCACCGGCAGCGCGGCCTGGCGCTTCGGCGGCTGGCCGCAGAAGCAGATCCCGATGCACGCGAAGACCGGTACGGCCGAGGTCCAGGGCAAGCAGACCACCTCGTGGTTCGCCTCCTACACCGAGGACTACTCGATCGTCATGACCATCTCCCAGGGCGGCACCGGCTCCGGAGCCTCGGGTCCGGCCGTCCGCAAGATCTACGAGGCCATGTACGGCCTGGACGAGAAGGGCAAGCAGGACCTGTCGAAGGCCCTGCTCCCGAAGCCGCAGACGGAGCTGCCGCCGGCCCGCCAGGAAGGTCCGTAG
- the dacB gene encoding D-alanyl-D-alanine carboxypeptidase/D-alanyl-D-alanine-endopeptidase — MPLVKTWQLIAVSAVTGLALSAATVAAAGPWDSGQRKAERDRAASWSRTGGADHGQDGARALPRAAPSAPGVLAAVRPAGSDSSGSDPGGQAPAADSGPLGAALRPLLADPALGTVRAASVIDTATGRVLYESGADRAMTPASTIKIATASAALAALGPDHRIPTTVASGAAPGQIVLVGGGDPSLTAKKKAPAGSGGSLVALAADTAQALKAAGTESVVLGYDDSLYTGPVRHPIGDNDNIAPVTALTADEGRTDDSFSGPVTRSDDPSRDTARAFAALLKDRGIQVTAEPAKAKAPAGAAPLAVTLSTPLAGLVERMLTNSDNDIAEALARHTALASGQPASFEGVEKTLGAKLASLGIDTTDSRFADGSGLNRADKVSAGLLTALLAKAADPQRPQLRPVLTGLPVAGFTGTLRTRNAGTSPAAGLLRAKTGTLTGVNSLAGTVVDPSGRLLAFAFLTANAADPGAAEKGLDRLAAAVAGAS; from the coding sequence GTGCCATTGGTCAAGACGTGGCAGCTCATTGCGGTGTCGGCCGTTACCGGCCTGGCCCTGTCGGCCGCGACGGTTGCCGCCGCCGGTCCTTGGGACTCCGGCCAGCGTAAGGCCGAGCGGGACAGAGCCGCCTCCTGGAGCCGCACGGGTGGTGCAGATCACGGCCAGGACGGGGCCCGCGCCCTGCCCCGGGCCGCCCCCAGCGCCCCCGGAGTGCTCGCCGCGGTCCGCCCCGCCGGATCCGACTCCTCCGGATCCGACCCCGGCGGCCAGGCCCCGGCGGCGGACTCCGGACCGCTGGGCGCCGCGCTGCGGCCGCTGCTCGCCGACCCCGCGCTCGGAACCGTCCGCGCCGCCTCGGTGATCGACACCGCCACCGGCCGGGTGCTCTACGAATCCGGGGCCGACCGGGCCATGACCCCCGCCTCCACCATCAAGATCGCCACGGCTTCGGCCGCGCTCGCCGCCCTCGGGCCCGACCACCGGATCCCGACCACCGTGGCCTCCGGCGCGGCCCCCGGCCAGATCGTCCTGGTCGGCGGCGGAGACCCCTCCCTCACCGCCAAGAAGAAGGCCCCCGCCGGCTCCGGCGGCAGCCTCGTCGCCCTGGCCGCCGACACCGCCCAGGCCCTCAAGGCCGCCGGCACCGAGTCGGTGGTCCTCGGCTACGACGACTCCCTCTACACCGGCCCGGTCCGCCACCCCATCGGCGACAACGACAACATCGCCCCCGTCACGGCCCTGACCGCCGACGAAGGCCGCACCGACGACTCCTTCTCCGGACCGGTGACGCGCTCCGACGACCCCTCCAGGGACACCGCCCGCGCCTTCGCCGCCCTCCTCAAGGACCGCGGCATCCAGGTGACCGCCGAGCCCGCCAAGGCCAAGGCCCCGGCGGGCGCGGCCCCGCTCGCCGTCACCCTCTCCACCCCGCTCGCCGGACTCGTCGAGCGGATGCTGACCAACAGCGACAACGACATCGCCGAGGCGCTGGCCCGCCACACCGCGCTCGCCTCCGGGCAGCCCGCCAGCTTCGAAGGCGTGGAGAAGACCCTCGGCGCCAAGCTCGCCTCGCTCGGCATCGACACCACCGACTCCCGCTTCGCCGACGGCAGCGGCCTCAACCGGGCCGACAAGGTCAGCGCCGGCCTGCTGACCGCCCTCCTCGCCAAAGCCGCCGACCCGCAGCGGCCGCAGCTGCGGCCCGTCCTCACCGGACTGCCCGTCGCCGGATTCACCGGAACCCTGCGCACCCGCAACGCCGGAACCTCCCCGGCGGCCGGCCTGCTCCGGGCCAAGACCGGCACCCTGACCGGCGTGAACTCCCTCGCCGGGACCGTCGTGGACCCCTCCGGCCGACTGCTGGCCTTCGCGTTCCTGACCGCGAACGCCGCCGACCCGGGGGCCGCCGAGAAGGGCCTCGACCGGCTCGCCGCAGCGGTGGCCGGCGCCTCCTAG
- a CDS encoding MerR family transcriptional regulator: MGYSVGQVAGFAGVTVRTLHHYDEIGLLSPSGRSSAGHRRYDDADLDRLQRVLFYRELGFPLEEVAILLDDPESDPREHLRRQHALLSDRIARLQQMAAAVEHAMEAKKMGINLTPEEKFEVFGDKDPEQYAEEAERRWGNTEAYAQSQQRVATYTKDDWKRIQDEVADWSARYAALMEAGEPADGEAAMDMAEEHRQHIVTRYYDCSYEMHTGLGETYVADERFKAFYDSMRPGLAEHLRDSIMANAVRKS, from the coding sequence ATGGGCTACTCCGTGGGCCAGGTCGCCGGTTTCGCCGGAGTCACGGTGCGCACGCTGCACCACTACGACGAGATCGGGCTGCTCTCCCCGAGCGGCCGCAGCAGCGCGGGGCACCGGCGGTACGACGACGCCGACCTCGACCGGCTGCAGCGGGTCCTGTTCTACCGGGAGCTCGGCTTCCCGCTCGAAGAGGTCGCGATCCTGCTGGACGACCCGGAATCGGACCCGAGGGAGCACCTGCGCCGGCAGCACGCCCTCCTGTCCGACCGGATCGCCCGGCTCCAGCAGATGGCCGCGGCCGTGGAGCACGCCATGGAGGCCAAGAAGATGGGCATCAACCTCACGCCGGAGGAGAAGTTCGAGGTGTTCGGGGACAAGGACCCCGAGCAGTACGCGGAGGAGGCGGAGCGGCGCTGGGGCAACACCGAGGCCTACGCCCAGTCGCAGCAGCGGGTCGCCACCTACACCAAGGACGACTGGAAGCGGATCCAGGACGAGGTCGCCGACTGGAGCGCCCGGTACGCGGCCCTGATGGAGGCGGGTGAGCCCGCCGACGGCGAAGCGGCCATGGACATGGCCGAGGAGCACCGCCAGCACATCGTGACGCGGTACTACGACTGCTCGTACGAGATGCACACGGGTCTCGGCGAGACGTACGTGGCCGACGAGCGGTTCAAGGCGTTCTACGACTCCATGCGCCCGGGCCTCGCAGAGCACCTGCGGGACTCGATCATGGCCAACGCGGTGCGCAAGTCGTAG
- the tilS gene encoding tRNA lysidine(34) synthetase TilS, with translation MGPHPAVAAIRLAVRRVLHDVLTDLTDRPASAPAPRVGGLEAVTFRDGLPDTAPLVLVACSGGADSMALASALAFEAPKLGIRAGGITVDHGLQAGSDLRAAEVVTRMTALCLDPVEAVAVRVGRQGGPEAAARDARYAALDEAADRLGATAVLLGHTRDDQAETVLLGLARGSGIRSLSGMPEVSGGPGATGRRHRYRRPFLQVDRQTARKACMVQSLAVWDDPHNADPAYTRSRLRHEGLPALEKALGKGVVEALARTAQLSRDDADALDSWAAEAEGRVRDEDGRLECAKLYALPPAVRRRVLRRAVVAAGSPAGSLFARHIEEVDRLITGWRGQGAINLPGRVEAQRQGGRLVIRQG, from the coding sequence ATGGGTCCCCATCCTGCGGTCGCGGCGATACGCCTGGCGGTCCGCCGCGTACTCCACGACGTCCTCACCGACCTCACCGACCGTCCCGCCTCCGCCCCCGCTCCCCGTGTCGGCGGCCTTGAGGCGGTCACCTTCCGCGACGGCCTCCCCGACACCGCGCCGCTCGTCCTCGTCGCCTGCTCCGGCGGCGCCGACTCCATGGCACTCGCCTCCGCCCTCGCCTTCGAGGCCCCCAAACTCGGCATCCGGGCCGGCGGCATCACCGTCGACCACGGGCTCCAGGCCGGCTCCGACCTGCGCGCCGCCGAGGTGGTCACCCGCATGACCGCCCTGTGCCTCGACCCGGTGGAGGCCGTCGCCGTGCGCGTCGGCCGCCAGGGCGGACCCGAAGCCGCCGCCCGCGACGCCCGCTACGCGGCCCTGGACGAGGCCGCCGACCGCCTCGGCGCCACCGCCGTGCTGCTCGGCCACACCCGCGACGACCAAGCCGAAACCGTCCTGCTGGGCCTCGCCCGCGGCTCCGGCATCCGCTCGCTCTCCGGCATGCCCGAGGTATCGGGCGGTCCGGGCGCCACCGGCCGCCGCCACCGCTACCGCCGCCCCTTCCTGCAAGTCGACCGGCAGACCGCCCGCAAGGCCTGCATGGTCCAGTCCCTCGCCGTCTGGGACGACCCGCACAACGCGGACCCCGCCTACACCCGCTCCCGGCTGCGCCACGAAGGACTGCCCGCCCTGGAGAAGGCCCTCGGCAAGGGAGTCGTGGAGGCGCTCGCCCGCACCGCCCAGCTCTCCCGCGACGACGCCGACGCCCTGGACTCCTGGGCCGCCGAGGCGGAGGGCCGCGTACGCGACGAGGACGGCCGCCTGGAGTGCGCCAAGCTGTACGCGCTGCCCCCCGCCGTCCGCCGCCGCGTGCTGCGCCGCGCCGTCGTCGCGGCCGGCTCTCCGGCCGGTTCCCTCTTCGCCCGCCACATCGAGGAAGTCGACCGCCTCATCACCGGATGGCGCGGTCAAGGTGCCATCAACCTGCCCGGCCGGGTCGAGGCCCAGCGGCAGGGTGGCAGACTGGTCATCCGGCAGGGCTGA